Proteins encoded within one genomic window of Companilactobacillus sp.:
- a CDS encoding DUF3923 family protein, producing the protein MLKKLWWVVNVIWAAIFVSGAVFLLVRKYDAAGIYQTTELRLSALAVEGAFLIFIGLCQALAYYFIKRSSQVHHQ; encoded by the coding sequence ATGTTGAAAAAATTATGGTGGGTGGTGAATGTGATCTGGGCGGCCATATTTGTCAGCGGCGCCGTTTTTCTATTAGTTAGAAAATACGATGCTGCCGGCATTTATCAGACCACGGAATTGCGCTTGTCGGCACTAGCTGTCGAAGGAGCATTCTTGATTTTTATCGGCCTATGCCAAGCACTGGCATACTATTTCATCAAAAGATCATCGCAAGTTCATCATCAATAA
- a CDS encoding MGH1-like glycoside hydrolase domain-containing protein codes for MTKKRMTQLFLTLIALVLGVFFSQQQADASKVEDYPNVLDVSATPSADFYKAGTSVNKYSHFSDMGAWHGYYLPKEGDASMYGGFVGPMIVAEEYPVNLSKQISKLNLTNATTGKAYDFKNAKHEFVYYPGRLHQEYVFTDLTVSMDLIFASDRTALIRTNIRNTSSKTLELKANWTGDILNKLTIGSKTTDLQQSLSANDNGVQVNFETVRNSSSYMTTDQNKFDVTYSQPITTQVDGNNYISSLNNNIKLAANDSTDIFTTESYVFTNEELATERANSASYFDNGLSYFTKNDQRWENYLDKTETSNTTARDKKLNRAAVKSMETLNTNWLSPAGKLKHDGIVPAMGDRWFVGLWAWDSWKEATAVAEYDPQLAESVVRSLFDYQIQPDDSLRPQDAGMIPDAIFYNQDQYRGGDGINWNERNSKPPLAAWSVWQIYQQNHDKEFLAEMYPKLVEYHNWWYTNRDHNHDGLAEYGATVHDLHYKTVNGQKVPDTDEIILGAAWESGMDNAVRFDAEGAGKDDQGVQVLENKNSDGKTVGFSINQESVDLNSYLYAEKGYLASMAKVLGKDSDVTEYTDEAKTLRDKINQKMYDKKTGFYYDLQFVGDKEQMVSERGKGTEGWIPLWAKVSNQKEAGTVKDVMMNPAMFNTYMPLPTTARDSKKFTSTRYWRGPVWLDQAFFGIEGLQNYGFQKDADTLTNKLYDHAEGLLGDGPIRENYNPLNGQGLNSENFSWSASVFYMLHHDVFGNGKTTSQTAFSIDE; via the coding sequence ATGACTAAAAAGAGGATGACTCAACTATTTTTGACGCTAATAGCATTAGTTCTTGGTGTGTTCTTTAGCCAACAACAAGCTGATGCTAGTAAGGTAGAAGACTATCCAAACGTTTTGGATGTGTCAGCAACACCATCTGCTGATTTTTACAAGGCAGGAACTTCAGTTAACAAGTATTCGCATTTTTCAGATATGGGTGCTTGGCATGGATATTATTTGCCAAAAGAAGGGGATGCTTCGATGTACGGCGGGTTCGTTGGCCCAATGATCGTTGCAGAAGAATATCCAGTCAACTTATCCAAGCAGATTTCAAAACTGAATTTGACGAATGCAACGACTGGCAAAGCTTATGATTTCAAAAATGCTAAACACGAATTCGTATATTATCCAGGACGCTTGCACCAAGAATATGTATTCACTGATTTGACAGTGTCGATGGACTTGATTTTTGCTAGCGACCGCACGGCTTTGATCAGAACTAACATTAGAAATACTAGCTCCAAGACCTTAGAATTAAAGGCCAACTGGACTGGCGACATTTTGAATAAATTAACTATTGGAAGCAAGACGACTGACTTGCAACAAAGCTTGTCTGCCAACGACAATGGCGTGCAGGTCAACTTTGAAACGGTTAGAAATTCATCCAGCTATATGACGACTGACCAGAATAAATTTGACGTAACTTACAGCCAACCAATCACGACGCAAGTTGATGGCAACAACTATATCAGCAGTTTGAACAACAATATTAAGCTTGCTGCAAACGATTCGACTGATATTTTTACCACTGAATCATACGTTTTTACCAATGAAGAACTGGCAACTGAAAGAGCTAACTCAGCCAGTTATTTCGACAATGGCTTGAGCTACTTCACGAAAAACGATCAACGTTGGGAAAACTATCTCGACAAGACTGAAACAAGTAACACAACTGCTCGTGATAAAAAATTGAATCGTGCGGCAGTTAAGAGTATGGAAACTCTCAACACTAACTGGTTGAGTCCAGCTGGTAAACTCAAGCATGACGGTATTGTTCCAGCAATGGGTGACCGCTGGTTCGTTGGCCTCTGGGCTTGGGATTCATGGAAAGAAGCTACTGCAGTAGCTGAATATGATCCACAACTTGCCGAAAGCGTTGTTCGTTCGTTGTTTGACTATCAGATTCAACCGGACGACAGCTTGAGACCACAAGACGCTGGGATGATCCCAGATGCAATTTTTTACAATCAAGACCAATATCGTGGTGGCGATGGTATCAACTGGAATGAACGTAACTCTAAACCACCATTAGCTGCATGGTCAGTATGGCAAATTTATCAACAAAATCACGATAAAGAATTCTTAGCCGAAATGTATCCTAAACTAGTTGAATATCACAACTGGTGGTACACGAATCGTGACCACAACCATGACGGTTTAGCTGAATACGGTGCAACGGTGCACGACTTGCATTACAAGACTGTAAACGGTCAAAAGGTGCCTGATACAGACGAGATCATCTTAGGTGCTGCTTGGGAATCTGGAATGGATAATGCCGTGAGATTTGACGCCGAAGGTGCCGGTAAGGACGACCAAGGTGTTCAAGTTTTGGAGAATAAAAATTCTGACGGTAAGACAGTTGGATTCTCGATCAATCAAGAATCCGTTGACCTAAACTCATATCTTTATGCTGAAAAAGGTTATCTAGCATCAATGGCTAAAGTTTTAGGCAAAGATTCAGATGTAACTGAATATACTGATGAAGCTAAGACTTTAAGAGATAAGATCAATCAAAAGATGTACGACAAGAAGACTGGTTTTTACTACGACTTGCAGTTCGTTGGCGACAAAGAACAAATGGTCTCAGAACGTGGTAAGGGTACGGAAGGCTGGATCCCACTGTGGGCCAAAGTTTCCAACCAAAAAGAAGCTGGAACAGTTAAGGATGTCATGATGAATCCGGCAATGTTCAACACTTATATGCCACTGCCAACTACTGCTCGCGACAGTAAGAAATTTACATCGACTAGATACTGGCGTGGACCAGTTTGGCTAGATCAAGCATTCTTTGGTATCGAAGGCTTGCAAAACTACGGCTTTCAAAAAGATGCCGATACTTTGACTAACAAGCTTTACGATCACGCTGAAGGATTGTTGGGAGATGGTCCAATTAGAGAAAACTACAATCCATTGAACGGTCAAGGATTGAACTCAGAAAACTTTAGTTGGTCAGCCAGCGTATTCTACATGTTGC